A region of the Bacteroidales bacterium genome:
ATCCGTAAACAAGGTACTTTTGTTTCCAGCGTACTATTTGTTAAAAAAGGAATAGCTAAAATATACAAAGAATTTGAGCACGCCGAAAATGTTAGTATCGTTGATTTCAGAAAACCCGGACAGCTAATAGGGCTACCCGATATCTTCAACGATAATTTAATTCAGTATACGGTTGCAGCACTTACAGATTGCGAAGTATGTTCTATAGATATACGACTCTTTGAAGATTTACTAAACAACAACGGTAGCTTTGCAGTAGGGATTATAAAATCTAATAATAATCAAACAAACGATATTATCGATTTTCATATTCAAAATAATTATAAGCAGCTTCACGGCAGAATAGCACATGCTCTAGTGGTTTTATCTGATAAAGTATTCGAATCAAATAGTTTTAATGTACCTTTTACTCGTCGAGATTTTGCCGAATTTACAAATATGAGCTCTATGAGTGTAGTTAGAATTTTAAAAGTATTTCGCAACGATAAACTCATTGAAATGAAAGATGGCTTAATTAAAATTCTTGATAAAGAAAAGCTTGAAAAGATTAGCCAATTTGGATAATGCTTGCACTTTAACTAACTCAAAAGTTACTCTCCTCAGAATATCTTTTAATAAGTAATAATTTTTCAATTAGATTAAAAAACAAACTCTTTCTCTAAAAAAGTTTTCAACTGATGAGCTGCTACATTGTTAATGATAACTCCTCTTTTTGAATAGGAAATCTCTCCCGTTTCTTCTGAAACCACCAAAGCCAAAGCATCGGTATTTTCGGTAATTCCAACTGCTGCACGATGTCGTAAGCCCAAAGCAACATCTATACGTTTACTTTTAGTTATCGGCAAAATACAACGGGCTGCCACTATCTTATTTTCTCTAATAATAACTGCACCATCGTGTAACGGACTATTCTTAAAAAAGAGACTTTCAATCAAGTCTGCCGAAATATCGGAAGTAAATTTCTCGCCGGTATCTATAACTTGTCGTAAATCATGTTTTTTACTTAACACTAGTAAAGCTCCGGTATTTTTATCGGACAAATGTCTGACGGCTGTAATAATTTTATCAATATCCAAAGGACTCTCTTCCCTATTTATTTTTCTGAATAAGAATTGTACTCGTTTTGGAGCCGACTCCAAAAATGCAGGAGAGCCAAAAAATAACAGAAACTGTCTGATTTCAGGTTGAAAGACAATAAGCAGAGCTATAAAGCCAACTCCGATAAAAGCACCTAAAATTTCGCTTAAAAGCTCCATTTGAAGAGCAACTACCAACTTCCATATAAAATAAATACTTGCAATACCAATAAACAAATTTATGGCAACAGTACCTCTTATCAAACGATATATTTCATAAATCAACAAAGCAACTAACAAGATGTCAAGAACATCCAGAAAGTTCATTTGAATAAAAGCTAAATTTGACAAATACATCATTAGGTTTAAAACTGCTTATACTTTAAAAACAACTTAATAGTTTCACTAGCCTCTTTAGAATCGTGTACACGCAGAATACTGGCTCCATTTAATAAGGCAATTGTATTCAAAACAGATGTACCATTTAAAGCTTCTTGCGGACTAATATTAAGTTCTTTAAAAATCATTGACTTACGTGATATGCCAACC
Encoded here:
- a CDS encoding Crp/Fnr family transcriptional regulator, with amino-acid sequence MGNTDKEVHCLDCTFKSKCFNLLSKNELKELSQSKVSINYKKGEIIRKQGTFVSSVLFVKKGIAKIYKEFEHAENVSIVDFRKPGQLIGLPDIFNDNLIQYTVAALTDCEVCSIDIRLFEDLLNNNGSFAVGIIKSNNNQTNDIIDFHIQNNYKQLHGRIAHALVVLSDKVFESNSFNVPFTRRDFAEFTNMSSMSVVRILKVFRNDKLIEMKDGLIKILDKEKLEKISQFG
- the cdaA gene encoding diadenylate cyclase CdaA, with product MMYLSNLAFIQMNFLDVLDILLVALLIYEIYRLIRGTVAINLFIGIASIYFIWKLVVALQMELLSEILGAFIGVGFIALLIVFQPEIRQFLLFFGSPAFLESAPKRVQFLFRKINREESPLDIDKIITAVRHLSDKNTGALLVLSKKHDLRQVIDTGEKFTSDISADLIESLFFKNSPLHDGAVIIRENKIVAARCILPITKSKRIDVALGLRHRAAVGITENTDALALVVSEETGEISYSKRGVIINNVAAHQLKTFLEKEFVF